The sequence below is a genomic window from Lolium perenne isolate Kyuss_39 chromosome 4, Kyuss_2.0, whole genome shotgun sequence.
TTCACACCCGTACAGAGCCTTGAATGGAGAGGAGCCTATAGCTGAGTGATAAGTGGAATTATACCAAAACTCGGCAAGAGGTAGCCATTTACGCCAGAGAGTGGGTGTGTCATGGACATAGCAGCGTAAGAACATCTCAATGCACTGATTTACCCGCTCACTCTGACCATCTGTCTGGGGGTggtatgctgttgtgaatttcaGCTTAGTACCCATTGTTGAGAACAGCTCCTTCCACAGTTTACTAAGGAACACAGGATCTCTGTCAGATACTATGGACAATGGCACTCCGTGAAGTTTCACCACTGAATCCAGAAATGCCTGCGCTACACCATCAGCCTTGTATGGATGCTTGAGAGGTATCAGGTGGGCATATTTGGTTAGGTGATCCACCACAACCATGATCACATTTTTACCTGCAGACAAAGGAAGCCCCTCTACAAAGTCCATGGTCAGCTCCCGCCATATGCCTGTAGGGATGGGCAAGGGTTGTAAAAGACCGGCTGGCTTGCTGAGGCTGTGCTTGGCCTGTTGACATACTGAACATTGCTTCACAAAGTCCTCCACCCCTGTTTTCATGCCATGCCAGGAAAACAGCCGCTTAAGTCTGGTGTAGGTAGGTAGAACCCTAGAATGTCCTCCCACTGCAGTGCTATGAAAAGCATGGATAAGTTTTGTCTGCAAGGCTGAGTTCGCTCCTACCCATATCTTGCCATGCACTTTGATTAGCCCTTGTTGCAGTTCATATCCCTGATCATCTGGACTGTGAAGTGCCAGCTTCTGGAGCTTCTCCTGTGCTATTGGATCAGTAACATATGAGTTAATCACCTCCTGGAACCAGATTGGTCTCACCTCAGAGATGGCCTGCAGTTGGAACACTTGACCCACTCTGGACAGAGCATCAGCTGCAGAGTTTTCCGCTCCCTTTTTGTAGCTGATTTTAAATTGCAGACCCATCATGCGCGCCATTGCTTTGCGCTGCATCGGCGACTGGAGGGTCTGTTCATCCAGATATGTGAGGCTGTGGTGATCAGTTTTGATAAGGAATTCACCTCGTTGTAAGTATGGCCGCCACCTTTCTACTGCCATAATCAGAGCCAGGAACTCCTTCTCATAGATGGATAGGGACTTATGCTGTACACTTAATGGTTTGCTCAAGAATGCAATTGGGTGACCCTCCTGCATGAGTACTGCTCCAACCCCTGAATCGCAAGCGTCTGTTTCTACCACGAATTGCTTCTGAAAATCTGGTAGTGCCAGCACCGGTGTTGTTATCATTGCCTCTTTCAGTTTAAGGAACGCAGTCTCCACCTCCGGTGTCcaataaaacttggctttatgcttgAGTAAATTAGTGAGAGGGCGAGCCAGAATACCATATCCCTTCACAAATTTCCTGTAATATCCGGTAAGCCCCAAGAAACCTCTAAGTTCAGTCACATTAGTAGGTCGCGGCCACTCTTGCATGGCTTGAGTTTTTTTGGGATCAGTTGCTACTCCTTGTGCTGACACAATGTGACCTAGGTACTCAAGCTCAGTTTGTGCAAACGAACATTTCGAGGTTTTGACATAGAACTCATTGTCTTGCAGAATCTGGAGTACCGTTGCGAGATGCTGTGCATGGTCAGCTAAAGTTGGGCTGTAAATGAGGATGTCATCCATAAATACCAACACAAATTTCCTGAGACAAGGACTGAGGATAGAGTTCATGACACACTGAAATGTTGCCGGAGCATTCGACAATCCAAAAGGCATTACTCTGAACTGATAATGACCTTGATGTGTTTTGAAGGCAGTCTTTGCTTCATCCTCTGGtttcatgcgaatttggtggtagccggaGCGAAGGTCTAACTTGGAGAAATATTTGGCACCAACCAATTCATCGAGCAGCTCATCAATGACCGGCATGGGAAATGTGTTTTTGATGGTGAGCTCATTCAGCCCGGCGAAGCGAACGGGCTCATGCTGGGCACAATTATGCCAGCTTTCAGCATGTTCCTGATTTGTCTTTCAATTTGATCCTTGTGGAGAGGGGAATATCTGTAAGGTCGCGCATTAACCGGCACTGCATTTGGTTGCAGAGCAATGGCATGGTCGTACTCCCTATGTGGCGGTAACTCTGAAGATTCTGCAAACACGGGCTCATATCGCTTGAGCACAGCTTGTATCTCAGCAGGGACTCCTTCGGCAGCTGCAAACACCATGTCTTGTGTCAACACTGCTACAGCCCACACGTCATTGCCTGCAGACCATTTCCACAACTGTTCGACTGGTACTTCTTGTAATGGACCTTGTTCTTTTGTTGGAATGCCATGTAGTGTGATCTCTTTGCCTCTGTGCTCGAACTTCAGGGTTTTGGTGACCCAACTGCACCTCATTTCTCCACATTGTTTAAGCCAATCGACTCCCAGAATAGCATCGTATGCACCTAGCGGAAGAACTCGCATGTCTGTTTCAAAGGTGTGTCCCTGAGCCCACCAAGATAACTGAGGAACCATGCGATCACATTGAAGTACATCCCCGCTGGCCACCTTCACAGAGACAGCAGGAATAGACACCGTTTCACAGTGCAGTCGCTGAACAAATTTATCACTGACGAAGGTGTTACTGCTGCCTGAATCCACCAATAAGAGCATGACTTGATTGTCCACTAATGCCCTTATCCTGATAGTGCCATCTCCCTGAGAACCTGCGATTGCGTTAAGAGACAATGAGAGCTCCTGAGAATTAGCAATGTCCTGCAGTTCCAGCAGCTCCAGAACTTCTTCAGCAATGTGCACAGGGGTGTCCAATTCCGTGGTCAGTGCATTGATCTCAGCTCTCTGGGCACACTTGTGAGTTGGACTATATTTTTCGCCACAATGGTAACATTCACCATTTGCCCGTCTCCATTCCCGAAGTTGTCTGTCTTTCCAAAGGGAGCCACCACCCAGTTTGACAGCTGCCTTAGCACTTTCCTGGCGCTGTGTCGGTTGCTCTGCTTTAGAGTGAGACAGAGATTTGTGTGCCCACGGTTTGCTCTTGGCTTGGAGATCTTGCTGCACATGTGCCAGCAGAATAGCTCTGTCCAACGACTCCGGGATTTGTGAAGCCACCGGTAGTCTGATCTCATTTTTCAGGCCCTTCAAGTATTGAGAGACGAAGAGAGTCTCATCATAATGTGGGTTGTGCCCGGAGATTTTGTACACTAACTCCTGGAATTTCAAACTGTACTCATCCACTGTCCCCGTTTGTTTCAGTTCCAACAGTTCGTCCATAAACATCCGGTGATCATGAACACCGAACTTAGCCTCAACCGCCGTAATGAAATCCGGCCAACCCTGAACTGTATGCTTCAATTTATAAGCCTGGTACCAATGAGCAGCATTTCCCTCCAAATGCATGGTTGCCGCCGTAAGCCACATAGTGGGGTGCACATTGCAAACTCTGAAGTAATCAAGGCATTTGTCGCGCCAAATGCGGGGAAACTCACCACTGAATGAGGGAAAATGGATTTTCAGTGGTACCTTGCCCTGGTACTCGCCTGAGCGTCCCGTCTCGCCGCCGCCTGTCGGACCGCCCGGATCCGGAGGCCGAGTTGCCGAAGTGGAGGGTCGCGAACTCGCACCGATAGGCGCTCCTCGACTGCCTCCCGTCGCCACCGCCTTGCCAGGCGGGTGCCCCACGTGgacctcatcatcctccccctcACTGTATAGGGGTCTGTTGTTGCCGAgccgcgccaccgcctccgccgtggccgccatgtgtTGGGCCAACGAATCCTGACGCTGCTCCACGGCATCCATCATGCGCGTGTGCTCCGAGACGGCGCGCGAGTGGAGATCCAACTGGGACGCCACCTGCTGGTACGCGGTGTCCAGCAGCCCCATCCGCGCGTCCAGAGAGCCCATCTGAGCATGGACGATGTCCAAGCTCTCTCGaatcgccgccagcgccgcctccgtgCGATCCCCTGCTTCTCCCATTGCCGCCAACACGAACTGGGTCTGCGGGGACGGTTTCGCGGGCGCCGTGGTGCTAGCCTTCGTAGATCGAGCGAACCAGTCTCGGGAATTACAGGATCTCGCTCGTCAATCGACCGAAATCGAAGAACAAGCAAAATCCACCCCTCCACCAGGCAATTTAACCGCTCAATCTCCGAAATCGCGGCTGCACTCCACCAGCGAATTCTCGGAACCGAACTGGAATCTGATACCACTGTAACTACCCCTTGCCCTGATGAGGATCAGGACGTGAGCTAACCCTAGAACAGATGCAGATCTCGGTGGAACACACAGAGAGAAAGGGGAAGAGAGGATAGCGCAAGCAACACGGCTTGTTCCAGTTCATTCATTCGATGCTTCCTTCGGTTACAACCTCCAGCTCATATAGGCTGGACACACACCCACGCCAACACCCGTAGGCCCCACCTGACAGGGACTCACGCCCACCCACTTGCGCCTTCGCACACATGACGTCGAAGGCGCCCCTTGACTTTACGTCTTGCTCGACTCTGCATCAGGTGTGACATGTTGTACCCCCCTCTATCAAAAATACCACGTGGCCCCTCCCACGTAGGAATCATAATTGGCGTGAAACTGAATACACATGCTCAAATATGCCCATAGTATTTCATCAAAAAATATAAGTCCATAGTATGCAAAGAGCACGGTAAATAACTCCCAAGGAATTCAGATGTATGCCACAAAACTGTTATTCACATGTAAAGGTCAAATCCATATCCGCGTCCATGCCTGAGCGATATTTGAACTTCAGTTAGGATGGTGAAGTAATCTTCACCCAGACAAGGAAATTCTAAACCAAAATTGCACCTTACCAAATCAAGTTTGGCAACCGAACATTTCAAACAGTTTGTATCCTGCATTCCTACTCCACACCCCAAATTTAACATCCTACCATTGATTTCCTTAAAGATTTTCTGTTATCCTACTCATATCATAACCCACAGCATTATTGGGCACAAAGGACTCAGTCATCAAACCAATGAACAATCAGATAGAGAAAAGTGGTATTCAAATTCAACAGTAAAAAAACCATATCTACAACGACATATCAGATGACAGAAGTTTTACCCAGAATAGGGAAATTGAGGCAAAATTTGCACTGTACAAATTTGGCAATCAGACAAGCTCATTTTTCTTTACAGCATCACTATTATCCACAATCACATGAGGTTGATGCATCAGGTCAGCGGAGCTTCCAGTCAAGTTCCTTTTGGCACCTTCTTTGATGTGCAAGAATTTCCCTGAACTGTTATATTTACAGTGCAAAAGGCAAACTAGTATTTCCATGAAGGACACTATGATACCGAACTATGCCTCCTTTCAGGATTCACGTGTGGATGTCCAATACTTCAGCAGATCTTCGTCAACCGCATGACTCTCGAGAGGTCCCTGCAGTATAACATTCCAAACGGTTGATTGAAAGAATTGGTTTTGGCGTCAATTTCAGTAATCTATGGACTAGAGTAAATCATGTTTGTAGAAGTATGAAGGCATAAAACTCACGTTGAGTACTTCTTGATGACATATTCTGCTGGGAGGAAATCATTCACTGCAACCTCATTGCTTTCACTCTTGTTGTCTGCCAAAACAGCAGAGTTCAATTGTCAGAATTCAGTTACTACAGTTCATGGACTGGCACATACAATTTTGTAAACGGAAGTGATATCACAGTTTTAGGAATGTACAATTTTCAAAGAAGCGACGAATCTCCTGAAGGCACTGGGGGACAAGTTCACTGATGTCTTCGATACCACGGTATTCAGGGTCATGAGCCCATACATCTATGATCTTATCATCTTTCTCACCCTAGTGACATCAAATGATTATGTAAATTCAGCAGAAGTTAGAAGCCACTTTTGTTATGGTACTCTAATTCATTCTCTACTTTTTGCAGAATTTGTCAAATCCCACGTAGAGCATCAAAGGGTCTTAAAATTGTTGTAGAGCAGAAGCAAATGAAGCCTACAATTCATATGCTTACTGACATGAAACAAAACAACTTCAATGTAATCAAGGGATGGAGAAAATTTAACCTGTTCAATCATAGGCATAAGACCAGTAGCACGTGCACGCAGGAAACAGACATGAGCAAGCAGTTCCTGTCCGGGAGAAAGAGAAGTGATGTTATATCAAAGCTTATATAATGTACACATATTTAGACCCTGCATCCATCACATACATGCATCAGGACAAGGACGTCCATGGGGTCATTGTCATCAACCAGTGTGCGTGGAATAAAGCCATAAGCAACTGAGTAAAGGACACGATCAACCTGAAACACAATCAAAACGTTCAAGCTCTCTTTTGTCAATGCAGAAACCAAGTAGAAAGTCCTTTATATTCCTGTGTGTTACTACTTACTAAGCAATCAACGGTTAGTGGCACATTATTAAGACATTCCCTTTATTAAATATTAATAGTTGAATAAAACTACTCAATTCATACCTAACACTGTTACTCAATAGTGTTTAAGTTCCCTTTTTTACATTCTGAACTAAGCAACAAGATTTCAGCGACGCCCTTCAGATGCACATGAAGACAAAAGATTCAGTGCTAGCTGACCTTGATAAGAACAGAAGCTTTGTCTTTATACAAATCATGCTTAACCTTCCCGACTCTAGTAATCTCAATCACCTGGCAATTGAAAAAACAAGTCTGTGTAACTTCAGTAATTCACTGCATATAACTTAATAACAATGCAGAAAGGTAAATGAACCCCAACTAGAAAATCTTGCTGATTTACACAATGTAACAGCTTATTGGTGCATATAAGAATATTAGTACACTTGAGACATGCCTGAATTAGTAGCAAGAAATGCAAACTCTAGATTGTCCGAGAAAGTTTCGATAGACCTGACCCTATATCTTTTTTACGGAATTAATACAACCATGCAAGTTTGAGAAGGAGGATTTCAAGACTTCCAAACCAGGAAGATAAATTTCAGTCCCTATGCACAATTTGGGGCTTAATACAAGATGAAGGTACAGCTCCAATCTGGTATCAATCAATTTGACCAGAACATCACTATTTCTAAAAGTGAACTATTTAAATGTAAACTTACACAGTTGGGACCAGCAGGAGCTCCAGGACCTGCATTGAAAAGAAAAAATAGTGGCCAGTAAGATTAATTTAAACCCAAACAGTTGTAGCACAGATATAAATTTTGTGCATGCTAAAATTTATAGAACATAACGGAATAACAAAACATTCAAAACCATATCTTAGCAAAGCATATAAATGCTATAATATCTTTCAACTGAGAGTGAACAATACCTAGCTTCAGGTCGTGCCATGGGTAAGCAGCAAGATTCTGGAATGCAGAAGAAAGGATCCGCTCATTTAGAGAAGCAGAGGGCACCCTTGAAACCTGGCAGATCTTTTTATCAGCTTCTCCATCCATGCCTATACAATACAAAAATCATCAGCAAGTTAATAGATTCTCTGTATCAAGGACACTGACAAGCATACATAAATGCTTCAATATAGACATGTTAAGAAAAGGCTCCAACCATAGGGCAATAACCATTACATAAGTACAAAAACTCATGCACCAAATTAAATTGTAAACGTCATCACTAGCAGGGTTTGTTTGTACCAATTCTATTTAGCGTATTACAATAAACGAACCAGCACATCTATTAGCATCACTATCGTTTGTATCGAAATAGGCAGAATCTGTGGCATCCAATCAAACAAATAATACtctctccgattcatattaattgacttcaatatggatgtatctagacacattttagttctagatacatccatattagagtcaattaatatgaaccggaggggtaAATTCTTTTACATCTACACACAAATATGTAACACAGAAAACGTGGCTCTGCATTCTCATTATTTAGCATGAGCTGCCTAATACTGAACATTAGCTCTTTTCCACAATAATAATATTAATTCTGTCATGTACATAATCACAAAAACTGTAAACAACAAAACAGTAGATTCAAATTTGCCCATCCAAAGTTGAATCCTGGTGTTGGCAACTATCCCTAAACTCAGTGCAGTTGTGTTCAAGAGTACACGATTTCCACTTCCTGGACATGGATCACTTTAGGCTCTATTGCCTGACAATTGACAATCATGTAATAGCAAACAAATTATCGACTTATTCAATACTACATATGATTACTACAACATACATGACCTGAAAGACAGATCTAACTCATCTAAGTAACTTCAGTGGCAGTCAACGAACTGAGAAGACCagagtgttaagcttcatgcactagccacttgaaccaaaagtccgaacttatggaaagggctaggcaatccacatatacacttcacaacacccccactcgcgtgtgacaggaagacgagaagacaagtcaacacgtgtagagaggcaaagaggcagcggcggcggccgggcgcgggacggcagggtgccggggcgggcggcggctgcggcTGCAAGAAGAGGGGGGAGAAGAGATAATTTTTAGAATAAATtatgaaagccaggatttgaactcgagacctggggctctgataccatgttaagcttcatgcactagccacttgaaccaaaagtccgaacttatggaaagggctaggcaatccacatatacacttcacaacacagaGAAAGTCCCTCATTCAGGGGCAACTGCAAAGTCACATAAAAAGGATAATATAAACTACACACTGGTTCTAAATTACTTCAAAAGAGCACTAGCAAGATATCAGCAAACAATACAAGTAGCAGGTGATGTTAATTGACTAGTATTGTACTAGTATTTGTTAAAGCTAGTGTGATCTTAGGACATATACTAAAATGGGAAGATGACTCTGCCCTAAATACTCCACATCAGACAAGATGAAAAACCTTCCCGTGAACaaatatcacatctcttctagaaATAGCAAACGGACCACAAGTTTAGATGGGATGAATAACAAATGAGGGTAAAATTACAATCATCTCAGAGGGGAAACTATCATCGCCAGGATTACAATTGGTGAAGATTAGAGGGTATCCGAACCTTTTTCTGCTCGAATCTCCATAGCCACATCCACCCCATGACCATGAGGAGGAGATATATCCCTGGTCTCGTGAAGTAGAGACTTCAGGCCCGCCTCGTTGATGGATATCTGCGCAAAAGATAAATCAGAACATCAATACATCAGAGTTCTTGAGAAGGAACTCTGCACATATACTAGTATTTGTAATATGGTGTCACTAATTCTGAGACGGCCGACTCCGCAGTCTGCACCGTCACCGCATGATCTCGCGACGACTCTGCCGGGGAAGCCAGGGCAACCCGGATGCCTCCGCCAAGCAACGGTTCCCTTGTCCCTGTGGACTGCAGCCGTAGATGCGGCGGTCGCGGTGGCTTGGGAGTGGAGATGGAGGTGGCAGCGGGTGCATAGAGACGCCGGGGtcggggccggcggcggcggcggtgtgggTGGGGTGGGGGTTCAAGATTTCGACGGCGTGGTGAATTCCAAATTTGGAAGAAGGTAGGGGGCAAAGCGTAAAAACGAGAGACAGCCGGAGAGAGAAAAAACGACGGGAGCGGAAAACGGGCCGCCATGGCCAGAGCCAGACCCGCGGGGGACACGTACCCGAGGCGGAGCCGGAGGGAAGTCGCCGCTACGGCGGAGTAGGTAGCCGCCCGCGCTTGCTCCTACAACGAGCACCGTACCGGCGACGGCGATGACGAGGCGAAACCTTCGCCACCGGCCACCTTCTCCATCTTCATCGCGATGGTTTCCTCCGCCATcttctccaccgcctcctcctcctccaccaccaccaccgccgccgccgccgccactgccaccgccaccgccaccgccaccgccaggtcCGCCACCGCCATTCCCACCTCGCCTCCGGTAAACGTAATAGGCGGTCCCATCAGCCCCGACCACCAAAAGCACCACCAGCGTCATCTCACGCGCCCCAATCAACCTCCCAGGCGCATCCACGAGCTTTTTCCGTGGGTCGGTGGGCGCGGGCGTAGGCACAGGAACCCGCTCAGCTTTTTCCGTGGGTTTCCCGTATTTCTCCCAGAGGTCCTTCGTGCTCTTCCATGCCCTTGCTGCATCACCGAAGGTCGATCCCCGAGCTGCGGACTGCAGGAACCGACACAGTCGCTGGAAGGCGAGCTCCGCCATTAGAGGCTGATGGGAGAAGGGGAGGGAGAGGAAGGAGAAGGGGAAGGGATCGAGTTGCGAGGCGGTGAAAAGGCTACCGGCCGGGTCTCGGCGTGTTTTATAGGTCAGGTAGTTGCACGGAGGTCGGAGGGAGCTAGCCGTCTATGCGGAGGCCCGGCCGTGGCTTGGCGGAGAATGAACCTTCCAGAAACCTGAGGTTTAAGAGAAACGCCGATCATTTGGGAGGTGTACGTGGGCGCTAGGTGCCGGGCGGCCTTCCTCAAAACAGCCGGGGTCGCCTCACTCGTACCGTACAGCGCCCCGTGCATCCTCGTCCGTTCGGCGCCACGCGAGCAGGCCGGCCTCCAAGCTTTGCCTTCCTTAGCAAGAGCATGGTTCTCCCCATTCTCGCCCTCGAAGCAGTGGAAGTGGAACACCGACCTGGGCGACCCAGGCCCAACGGAGCTAGACAGCAACTCCTTCGTTCGCGGTAAAGCTCTACTAGACGAGCACGCCGCCACACGGGAGCGCATGCCCATGTTGTTCCAGTCGTATGCATCAGCTTCCAGCTTCTTCCCACATGTCGCGGCATGGCCACGGCCACCGAAGAGAGTGACAGCAACAGAGAGCTCCGAAGGCCAAAGCACCTGATCGGGAAGACCCTCTTGGCAATGTCGCCGTAAGGCGTAAGCCAGAGCAGAGGCGCTCATGCAGTCATGCCCATGACGGCATGACCTCGTACCTGAAGCCGTCCTCAGGGATCACATGGATGGTGAAGAAAGACGATCCCTCCATGGATGGCGTTCATCCACAGATGGCTCAAAGTCGAAATTGCAGGCCTCCATATCTCCGGGATCATATGTGTCGTCAGAGATACCCGACACCTTTGCAATGGCACACGAAACGTGGCCCTCGGCAGAAGTTTTGAACAAGACAGAGGTTGCCATGCACATCTCTTGGGTGACCAATGGTTGCTCGGTGGCATAGTAGATATGCCATTTATCTAGCCAGACTTCACTCGATCTACAATCACATAGACATTGCCAATGCCACCGGATTTCAGACCACCAAAGTAGCCGTTGAGGACACCAACTTTCTCAGAGAAGCTCCTGTGTTGAGCAGGCTGTGCACCGGAGAAGATGAGCATCCGACGCGAGCACTTCATAGCAGGAAGAGGCATGCAcagctcttcagcaagctcaagAATTCTTGGAATGGTGAGCAAGAGCATATGATAGTCCCACAGGTCTTGATCACAATCTTCTGATAGTAGATAAATAGGCTGGACTTGGAAAGCATGCATGTAGGAGTAGAAGGACTTGTTGGAGAGCTTGGAGCCTTGGACACAATGGTATGAAACGACAAATTCTTGTAAAAATCAGCGCGGCCGGTGAGGGTGCCAATTGCACAATGTGAATCTCCTATGAAATCAGTGCGGTGAGGTTGATTTCCCCGTTAATAGGATTATGAGTCTTGTATAAAACAGGAGAAATTCTTGTAAAAATATGTGTTGCATATTGGAACGTCCAGCAAACTCCTATGAATCTCCTATGGAACCATATTATTTGTGGTGTATTCTTTAAATATGGTAGTATATGAGTATTGAAATGATTTTGTTTGGACTTTTTCTTGACAAATTGTACCGATCTTCATATTTTCGATGGATCTAGTATTAATCTACTGTTAATCTTGAATGGAACATAGCAGATTTCATAATATGGAAAATATATGAATTATTGTGTATGATTTTGGACAGAAACTGGTATAAATTTGTATAAATACTATTGAATATTCTGTTGAAAATATTGTCTGAACTATTGAGTGAAACAAGGTCGTGCAAAAATATGTTTGAGATCTAGACTAGGAAGAAAGGGAAAAAAATGATGTCTGTCATGAGTCTGAAATGTGGATATAAAAAAGTTAGGGGGTGTTATGCAACATTGGTTGGACTTAAGAATTTTGTGGAGGGGCATTCTGAGAATTTTTTTGCAATTATCTTCAATAATTTAATGTTATAAATAGTCCCGGGGAACCTTCTTACATCAGGAGTTGCATTTCTCCTGATCGACGTGTTGTGCAACACCATGCCGGCGCCCTTCCCCCACAATACTGATGGGTGTGGTTGAGGTGGCGCTTGACTCCACACCTTGGCGAAGCGCCTCATGCTTCTTGACGTCCTAGCGGATGGCTGCCTCACGCTAAAATACATCATTGTTCCACATTTTCATACAAGAAGTAGCCTTGGGGGTAGAGTGATGCCTTATTTGCTTACAATGCCAATCAAAAAAACTGATCACCATGtttcttctttctctttttttgagTGTATGTATCATCGACGTCTTGGGATACCGTGTtggtgcagaggctggatgtaattaatATTGTCtcaatattaatatattccttttatcAAAAAATCGCACAAAAACGATCTTGGGAGCATTAAGGACGTGTCACTTGTCTATATACCTCGTTTGAACGACCAACTCAATAGAGTTGTCCGACTATATCGACATACCTCCATCCTTATGTGCCTGAACTAGTCGATGAGTGAACGGTAGAACTTGGTCGGTTCGAAGAAATGCACTATATATATCATGGAAGCAATGGCGATAATGTACACTCCCGGAGACTTAAACCCAGCCAAAAAGCGCAACAACGGCGATCCCCAACACCTGGCCCTTTCATTCTCGTTTTACATACCAATTTGAGTTACCAAGTTAAGTTGCAGATTTTGAAACTTGGTGTCCAGCCTGAGTAACTTTGCGAATTTTGTCAATTCCACACACACACATACATGTATCCATTATCTCGGGGCttgttttttttggaatttccTAGAACCTTGATACGGATATTTTGCACCGTAAAAAATGTACTTTCCATTGTGTCTCTTTACTCCTCTCTTCCTATTGGCTTTCAAGCTAGGTTCAGATTCTAAAAAAAATTATGTACT
It includes:
- the LOC127292865 gene encoding soluble inorganic pyrophosphatase isoform X2, with the protein product MEIRAEKGMDGEADKKICQVSRVPSASLNERILSSAFQNLAAYPWHDLKLGPGAPAGPNCVIEITRVGKVKHDLYKDKASVLIKELLAHVCFLRARATGLMPMIEQGEKDDKIIDVWAHDPEYRGIEDISELVPQCLQEIRRFFENYNKSESNEVAVNDFLPAEYVIKKYSTDLSRVMRLTKIC
- the LOC127292865 gene encoding soluble inorganic pyrophosphatase isoform X1 is translated as MEIRAEKGMDGEADKKICQVSRVPSASLNERILSSAFQNLAAYPWHDLKLGPGAPAGPNCVIEITRVGKVKHDLYKDKASVLIKVDRVLYSVAYGFIPRTLVDDNDPMDVLVLMHELLAHVCFLRARATGLMPMIEQGEKDDKIIDVWAHDPEYRGIEDISELVPQCLQEIRRFFENYNKSESNEVAVNDFLPAEYVIKKYSTDLSRVMRLTKIC